A genome region from Clostridium sp. JN-9 includes the following:
- the raiA gene encoding ribosome-associated translation inhibitor RaiA, whose product MKITVSGKNINITDGLRSAVEKKLFRLDKYFNPEVEAHATLSVQKTRQIIEVTIPFNGVILRGEESNEDMYASIDLVVDKLERQIRKQKTKLERRNHGDSLRFQYIPDVDEKEKAEGKIVKTKKFAIKPMSNEEAVLQMELLGHTFFVYENADNGEVNVIYKRKDGNFGLIEPEFE is encoded by the coding sequence ATGAAAATAACAGTAAGTGGTAAAAATATTAATATTACTGACGGGCTCAGGAGTGCAGTTGAGAAAAAGTTGTTTAGACTGGATAAATATTTCAACCCTGAAGTAGAGGCACATGCTACTTTAAGTGTCCAAAAGACAAGGCAGATAATTGAAGTTACAATACCTTTTAATGGAGTAATCTTAAGGGGAGAAGAGTCAAATGAGGACATGTACGCTTCAATTGATTTAGTCGTAGATAAATTAGAAAGACAAATAAGAAAACAAAAAACTAAATTGGAAAGAAGAAATCATGGCGATTCATTAAGATTTCAGTACATTCCAGATGTAGATGAAAAAGAAAAGGCTGAAGGAAAAATTGTTAAGACTAAGAAATTTGCAATAAAGCCTATGTCTAATGAGGAAGCTGTACTACAAATGGAGTTGTTAGGACACACTTTCTTTGTATATGAAAATGCTGATAATGGCGAAGTAAATGTTATTTACAAGAGAAAGGATGGAAATTTCGGCTTAATTGAACCTGAATTTGAATAA
- a CDS encoding plasma-membrane proton-efflux P-type ATPase — MVSELKNTSEYKNISSEQVIKFLRTSLQGLSEHEALSRVKKFGYNEIAEVKKNAVFQFLKRYWGPMPWLLEFSIVLTIILQHYTESSIIFTLLTINAVIGYIQSQNSQKAVEMLKKRLEIKAKVLRDGKWVLREAKDIAPGDIINIKLGDLVPADVKILDGHVSVDESALTGESLPKDMNESGIIYSSSIVKRGEAKCVVINTGANTYFGKTVELVKVAKPKSKQEELMFSIVKYMMYLGITASVIVSIYAVYLHKDIMFILSFIVIFLIGAIPVALPAVLTIVQAVGAMELSKKGVLVTRLDSIEDAASIDIFCFDKTGTITQNKLSVIDSAAFGKYNNEDIIKMATLASKEEGMDAIDVSIINYSKAAKIKFEGYNQISYTPFNPAIKRTEAVINCNGKNFSIIKGAAQTIMELCGKIDKAVLNNINDIVLKFSSKGFRTIAVAVSDDENSNIYNFAGLIAIADPQRIDSKKMIEEIKALGIRTIMLTGDNAAIAKEIAGQVGIGSKIMCAGDLKGLSKAEQLKAIEESDGFAEVYPEDKYNIVKLLQENGHMVGMTGDGVNDSPALKQAELGTAVSEATDVAKASASIILTKPGLSEIIDSVKVSRKTYQRMLTWVINKIIKVVEVVVLFTAGFFWLHDVVISLLGMSLLVFANDFVTMSIATDNVKSTDTPNSWDVKRITVSSLILGIFFALEDLFLIFAGLKYFHLQFDKIRTLVMLSLVFNTQFRILIVRERQHFWSSVPSKNLLIVNIATIIGFILLGIYGVFIPNLLMNQVFIILFAALTFMLIVDFLKYYLFKKFNI, encoded by the coding sequence ATGGTATCAGAGCTTAAAAATACTTCTGAGTATAAGAATATTTCATCAGAACAGGTAATAAAGTTTTTAAGAACAAGTTTACAGGGACTTTCTGAACATGAAGCATTAAGCCGTGTTAAAAAATTTGGATATAACGAAATTGCAGAAGTAAAAAAGAATGCAGTCTTTCAATTTCTTAAAAGATACTGGGGACCTATGCCATGGCTGCTGGAGTTTTCCATTGTACTCACTATAATATTACAACACTATACTGAAAGTTCAATAATATTTACGCTGTTAACCATTAATGCGGTTATTGGATATATTCAATCCCAGAATTCACAAAAGGCAGTGGAAATGCTTAAAAAAAGGCTGGAAATTAAGGCAAAGGTTCTGCGTGATGGCAAATGGGTTTTAAGGGAGGCCAAGGATATAGCTCCGGGAGATATAATAAATATAAAGCTTGGAGATTTGGTTCCTGCTGATGTTAAAATTCTGGATGGGCATGTATCTGTTGATGAGTCAGCCTTAACCGGTGAATCTTTACCAAAGGATATGAATGAATCAGGCATTATTTATTCCAGTTCAATTGTTAAGCGGGGAGAAGCTAAATGTGTTGTAATCAATACTGGCGCCAATACTTACTTTGGAAAAACTGTTGAGTTGGTAAAAGTGGCCAAGCCTAAATCAAAGCAGGAAGAATTAATGTTTAGTATTGTTAAATACATGATGTATTTGGGAATTACAGCATCGGTTATTGTTTCAATATATGCTGTTTATCTTCATAAGGATATCATGTTTATATTATCATTTATTGTGATTTTTCTTATTGGAGCAATCCCTGTGGCACTGCCTGCAGTACTAACAATTGTTCAGGCAGTAGGAGCCATGGAGCTTTCAAAAAAGGGAGTGCTGGTAACCAGACTTGATTCTATAGAGGACGCAGCATCCATAGATATTTTCTGCTTCGACAAAACTGGGACAATAACTCAAAATAAATTATCAGTTATAGATAGTGCAGCTTTTGGCAAATATAATAATGAAGATATTATTAAAATGGCAACATTAGCATCAAAAGAGGAAGGCATGGATGCAATAGATGTGTCAATTATTAATTATTCAAAGGCAGCTAAAATAAAATTTGAAGGATATAATCAAATTTCCTATACTCCATTTAATCCTGCCATTAAAAGAACAGAGGCAGTGATTAATTGTAATGGAAAGAATTTCAGCATAATTAAGGGTGCTGCACAAACAATTATGGAGTTGTGCGGTAAAATAGATAAAGCAGTTTTGAATAATATAAATGATATAGTATTAAAGTTTTCATCAAAAGGCTTTAGAACCATTGCAGTTGCAGTATCAGATGATGAAAATAGCAATATATATAATTTTGCAGGGTTAATAGCCATTGCTGATCCTCAAAGGATAGATTCTAAGAAAATGATTGAAGAAATAAAAGCACTTGGAATAAGAACCATTATGCTAACCGGGGATAATGCTGCCATAGCTAAGGAAATAGCAGGTCAGGTTGGAATAGGCAGTAAAATCATGTGCGCAGGTGATCTGAAGGGATTAAGTAAAGCTGAACAGCTTAAAGCTATTGAGGAAAGTGACGGCTTTGCTGAAGTATATCCTGAGGATAAATATAATATAGTAAAGCTGCTCCAGGAAAACGGGCATATGGTTGGAATGACTGGGGACGGAGTGAATGACTCTCCGGCACTTAAACAGGCAGAGCTGGGAACAGCAGTAAGTGAAGCCACGGATGTGGCTAAGGCATCTGCAAGTATAATTCTGACTAAACCCGGACTCAGTGAAATAATTGATTCAGTAAAGGTAAGCAGGAAGACATATCAAAGGATGCTGACATGGGTTATAAATAAAATCATTAAGGTTGTTGAAGTAGTTGTATTGTTTACGGCAGGCTTTTTCTGGCTCCATGATGTTGTTATTTCACTTTTAGGAATGTCTTTACTGGTATTTGCAAATGATTTTGTAACTATGTCCATTGCCACTGATAATGTTAAATCCACAGATACACCTAATAGCTGGGATGTTAAAAGAATTACAGTGTCCTCACTGATTCTTGGCATATTCTTTGCATTGGAGGATTTATTTTTAATATTTGCGGGGCTGAAATATTTTCATTTACAATTTGACAAGATACGCACTTTGGTAATGCTGAGTCTTGTGTTTAATACTCAGTTTAGAATATTAATTGTGAGAGAAAGACAGCATTTTTGGTCATCAGTACCAAGTAAGAATTTGCTCATAGTTAATATAGCAACTATAATAGGATTTATACTGCTGGGCATATATGGTGTGTTTATTCCAAATCTTTTGATGAATCAGGTTTTCATAATATTATTCGCAGCTTTAACATTTATGCTTATTGTGGATTTCTTAAAATATTACCTGTTTAAAAAATTCAATATATAA
- a CDS encoding 3D domain-containing protein: MSIGLFGVMGLAAYIGCRPMDTALTAQIKGREINISEVKKEEYVNKCFSEDEDWINVIVSYYTNNISDCNKTDGIGANNVKLSRGNIAMPKEYSFGTKLYLENMGVFINQDVGGAIKRINNNTIKIDMYIPDASEEYIRKLGIKKVKGKIIK, encoded by the coding sequence ATGTCAATAGGCCTGTTTGGAGTAATGGGACTTGCAGCCTATATAGGGTGCAGACCAATGGATACTGCTTTGACGGCGCAGATTAAAGGCAGAGAAATTAATATTAGTGAAGTAAAGAAAGAGGAGTATGTAAATAAATGCTTTTCTGAAGATGAAGATTGGATAAATGTTATAGTATCGTATTATACCAATAATATATCAGATTGTAATAAAACAGATGGAATCGGGGCAAACAATGTGAAACTCAGCAGGGGGAATATAGCTATGCCTAAGGAGTACTCTTTCGGTACTAAATTATATTTAGAAAACATGGGAGTATTTATTAATCAGGATGTAGGTGGAGCTATTAAAAGGATAAATAATAATACAATAAAAATAGACATGTACATACCAGATGCAAGTGAAGAATATATAAGAAAATTAGGGATTAAAAAGGTTAAGGGAAAGATTATAAAGTAA
- a CDS encoding phosphoribosyltransferase family protein, with protein MGKKFIRYISYIFDCIMELIYPSPQQCILCSNSLKSHEFLCEDCLKNITRCSAPMVIKREKEIKCFSFAYYSRTIMELVLKFKYKSNFICCEALSSFMGDAYEKNSINCDLITYVPLTKLSYRKRGFNQSEILAKQIGRRLNIPVKSMLVKSKESKDQIGLTGEERWENIKDSFQIKIDNNIIKGKKILIIDDVVTTGATSYYCGEMLLKNGAKEIIILTAAKSKI; from the coding sequence ATGGGAAAGAAATTTATTAGATATATAAGCTACATTTTTGACTGTATAATGGAGTTGATTTATCCGTCTCCGCAGCAATGTATATTGTGCAGTAATTCACTTAAAAGTCACGAATTTCTATGTGAGGACTGCCTGAAAAATATAACCAGGTGTTCAGCTCCAATGGTTATTAAAAGGGAAAAAGAAATTAAATGTTTCAGCTTTGCATATTATTCAAGAACAATAATGGAATTAGTATTAAAGTTTAAATATAAGAGTAATTTTATATGCTGTGAGGCACTGAGCAGTTTTATGGGAGATGCATATGAAAAAAACTCAATTAATTGCGACTTGATTACATATGTACCATTAACAAAGCTTTCTTACAGAAAAAGAGGATTCAATCAAAGTGAAATTCTTGCAAAGCAGATTGGAAGAAGGCTTAATATACCGGTTAAATCGATGCTTGTAAAAAGTAAAGAAAGTAAGGATCAAATTGGTCTTACTGGAGAAGAAAGATGGGAAAATATTAAGGACAGCTTCCAGATTAAAATTGATAACAATATTATAAAAGGCAAGAAAATACTTATCATAGATGATGTTGTTACCACTGGTGCCACATCATACTACTGCGGTGAAATGTTATTAAAAAACGGAGCTAAGGAAATTATAATATTGACTGCAGCAAAAAGTAAGATATAA
- a CDS encoding ROK family protein: MNAYEKLESLNNRCKYIFNIIQKEGPLTKNELMNKTGIKFTTLNRDMQILIDSKIVAESAIAESTGGRRPVLYDVNPYGFYSVGVDISRTYTQIVITNLKINIVAEEIINDNYNIDNIIDILPERLNNLFRKLKIESSMVAGIGIGIVKGFPIKSLNDRLIKEFGITAYIDNGENAAVIGEHFFGLGKDKDNIAYINCGVGIRTGVISSGVLIRTINNSEDAFGHMIVDIQGEPCSCGNLGCVESYTSIPRITEKFISEMKKDKKAFSSIAHKNLNEIDYRYVCSLAESNNNTAIDILLNSAKHFGIGLSNYIRLFNPQLIILSGPLVQYSQLFYDECKKIAIEKSHIKNNNISFSRGGYFKNKSIAVGASVMAIENLINSKL, from the coding sequence ATGAATGCTTATGAAAAGCTGGAATCACTTAATAATAGGTGTAAGTATATATTTAACATTATACAAAAAGAAGGTCCTTTAACTAAGAATGAACTGATGAATAAGACTGGAATAAAATTTACTACATTAAATAGAGATATGCAGATTCTAATTGACAGCAAAATTGTTGCTGAATCTGCCATAGCTGAATCCACCGGTGGAAGGAGACCAGTTCTGTATGATGTAAACCCTTATGGATTCTATAGTGTGGGTGTTGATATATCAAGAACCTATACTCAGATAGTTATAACAAATTTAAAGATTAATATTGTGGCTGAAGAAATTATAAATGACAATTATAATATTGATAATATAATTGACATTCTGCCGGAACGTTTAAATAATTTATTTAGAAAATTAAAAATTGAAAGTTCTATGGTTGCGGGTATTGGCATAGGCATAGTTAAAGGATTCCCTATAAAATCACTTAATGACAGATTGATTAAGGAATTTGGAATAACTGCATATATTGATAATGGTGAGAATGCTGCAGTTATTGGAGAGCATTTTTTTGGATTGGGTAAGGATAAGGACAATATTGCTTATATTAACTGCGGTGTGGGAATAAGAACAGGCGTAATATCTTCAGGAGTTTTAATCCGAACAATAAATAATTCTGAAGATGCATTTGGACACATGATTGTTGATATACAGGGGGAGCCATGCTCCTGCGGAAATTTGGGATGTGTGGAAAGTTATACCTCAATACCAAGGATAACTGAAAAGTTTATATCTGAAATGAAAAAAGATAAAAAGGCTTTCAGCAGTATTGCACATAAGAATTTAAATGAAATTGATTATAGATATGTGTGCAGTTTAGCAGAATCTAACAATAATACTGCTATAGATATATTATTGAATTCTGCTAAACATTTTGGCATAGGACTTTCAAATTATATAAGGCTGTTTAATCCACAGCTGATAATACTAAGCGGGCCTCTTGTTCAGTATTCCCAGTTATTTTATGATGAGTGCAAAAAAATTGCAATTGAAAAGTCTCATATTAAAAATAACAATATCAGCTTTAGCAGAGGGGGATATTTTAAAAATAAATCCATAGCTGTCGGAGCTTCAGTTATGGCTATTGAGAATCTGATAAATTCAAAGTTATAA
- a CDS encoding ATP-dependent RecD-like DNA helicase — MQEIQGFIEDIVFRNEDNGYTVAKLKDHKTIITIVGCLPYIIEGQNVKLKGEWAVHPQFGEQFKVENIEEIVPSSLTGIERYLSSGIIMGIGPVTAKKIVEKFGEKTLEVFDEDIDKLKEIEGIGEKKLDLIKESYVQQKEIRSILIFLQNYGVTPNQCLKIYKRFGSDSISVVKNNPYVLTDEISGIGFKTADKIARSLGIEANSPFRIQSGIIYIVNQFCMLGNTYMPMDKLLKESVSVLGVKQSEVEENIVQCTVDGKLKIDRVENNNCVFTIPYYYCELGVTRKILSLCFNKYEDLKIDIENDISEFEKNNNINFAPSQKEAIKGAMENGVEIITGGPGTGKTTIINCITEIFEKYSLTVMMAAPTGRAAKRMTETTGREAKTIHRLLEMGINEQENDMLFNRGEESPLECDVVIVDEASMIDITLMNNLLRAISLGTRLIIVGDVDQLPSVGPGNVLRDLIESNCVKVVRLKDIFRQSEKSMITLNAHKINNGEMPVLNEKDKDFYFIRCEEQNKIMDTLIQLIDKRLPKFNKNWNKRSDIQILSPMRKGILGVTNLNKMLQSVLNPPDKLKDEKEVRDIIFRVGDKVMQTKNNYSLKWTRISGSGENEGLGIFNGDVGFIEEINHDNNTVSIIFDDERRVIYDNIYLDEIDLAYAITIHKSQGSEFPVVIMPIFNGPPLLMNRNLFYTGITRAKKLVVLVGSIKAMKHMIDNNRSFERYSLLKWRIKDIIESDVV, encoded by the coding sequence ATGCAGGAAATACAAGGCTTTATAGAAGATATAGTGTTTAGAAATGAGGATAATGGATATACTGTAGCTAAGTTAAAAGACCATAAAACAATAATAACCATTGTTGGATGTCTGCCATATATTATTGAAGGGCAGAATGTGAAACTAAAGGGGGAATGGGCAGTACATCCTCAGTTTGGTGAACAATTCAAGGTGGAAAATATTGAGGAAATAGTACCAAGTTCTTTAACTGGAATTGAAAGATATTTATCCTCTGGAATTATTATGGGCATAGGTCCTGTTACTGCAAAAAAGATTGTAGAGAAATTTGGAGAAAAAACATTAGAAGTTTTTGATGAGGATATTGATAAATTAAAGGAAATTGAAGGTATTGGTGAGAAAAAATTAGATTTAATAAAGGAATCCTATGTTCAGCAAAAGGAAATCAGAAGTATTCTCATATTTTTACAGAATTACGGTGTCACGCCAAATCAATGCTTAAAAATTTATAAAAGGTTTGGCAGTGATTCCATCTCTGTAGTAAAAAATAATCCATATGTACTTACAGACGAAATTTCAGGTATTGGGTTTAAAACTGCAGATAAAATAGCCAGAAGTTTAGGAATAGAGGCCAATTCGCCATTCAGGATTCAAAGCGGGATAATTTACATAGTAAATCAATTCTGCATGCTTGGAAACACATATATGCCTATGGATAAACTTCTGAAAGAAAGTGTGTCCGTATTAGGTGTAAAGCAAAGTGAAGTTGAGGAAAATATTGTACAGTGTACAGTTGATGGAAAGCTTAAAATAGATAGGGTAGAAAATAATAATTGTGTTTTTACAATACCATACTATTACTGTGAACTTGGAGTTACAAGAAAAATACTTTCTCTTTGTTTTAATAAATATGAAGATTTAAAAATTGATATTGAAAATGACATTAGTGAATTTGAGAAGAATAATAATATTAATTTTGCACCATCACAAAAGGAAGCCATTAAGGGAGCAATGGAAAATGGAGTTGAAATTATTACTGGTGGGCCCGGAACAGGCAAAACCACTATAATTAACTGTATTACAGAAATATTTGAAAAATACAGTTTAACTGTTATGATGGCTGCTCCAACAGGCAGGGCAGCAAAAAGAATGACTGAAACCACAGGAAGAGAAGCAAAGACAATACACAGATTACTGGAAATGGGCATAAATGAGCAGGAAAATGATATGCTCTTTAACAGGGGAGAGGAGTCACCCCTTGAATGTGATGTTGTAATAGTTGATGAAGCATCAATGATAGATATAACTCTTATGAATAATCTTTTGAGAGCTATATCACTAGGCACCAGGCTGATAATTGTGGGAGATGTGGATCAGCTTCCTTCAGTAGGACCAGGGAATGTATTAAGAGATCTTATTGAAAGCAATTGTGTTAAAGTTGTAAGACTAAAAGATATATTCAGACAGTCTGAAAAAAGCATGATAACACTGAACGCTCATAAAATAAATAATGGGGAAATGCCAGTTTTAAATGAAAAGGATAAGGACTTTTATTTCATAAGATGTGAAGAACAAAATAAGATTATGGATACATTGATTCAGCTAATTGACAAGAGGCTTCCTAAGTTCAATAAAAACTGGAATAAGAGGTCGGATATCCAAATTTTATCACCTATGAGAAAGGGAATCCTTGGAGTAACTAATTTAAATAAAATGCTTCAAAGTGTATTAAATCCACCTGATAAACTTAAAGATGAAAAAGAAGTAAGAGATATTATTTTCAGGGTTGGAGATAAGGTAATGCAGACAAAAAATAATTACTCTTTAAAATGGACTAGGATCAGCGGAAGTGGAGAAAATGAAGGACTTGGTATATTTAACGGTGATGTTGGCTTTATTGAAGAAATAAATCATGATAATAACACTGTAAGCATTATATTTGATGATGAGAGAAGAGTAATCTATGATAATATTTATTTAGATGAGATTGATCTGGCATATGCAATTACTATTCATAAAAGCCAGGGAAGTGAATTCCCAGTAGTAATAATGCCGATTTTTAACGGACCTCCTTTATTAATGAACAGAAATTTGTTTTACACGGGTATAACGAGAGCCAAAAAGTTAGTAGTTCTGGTGGGTTCAATAAAAGCAATGAAGCACATGATTGATAATAATAGAAGTTTTGAAAGATATTCATTATTGAAGTGGAGAATTAAGGATATTATTGAAAGTGATGTAGTATGA